Sequence from the Chitinophagaceae bacterium genome:
TACTGGACAATAAATTTGACGAGGCCGAAAAATACCTGCTGCGGGATGAGATCAACCTGGAATTATTCAACCGGTTCAGGAACCAGTACAGCTCACAGAAAAAAGAAGTGCTTGAAAAATACAAAGATGCTGATATCCTCGTGAACGAGACCAGCTATATTACCGACAGCATCTACATCTTTAATTACAGCAACAGCTATGCCCGGGAACTGAAGAATAAAATAAAATTGGTACGGGTCAACGGCAAATGGCTGGTTGACTTTCAGTATACTTTTTCAGGAAATTTATAGATCAGCCGATGCTTAAAAATCTTTTACTCGTTGGTTTGGGAGGCGGACTGGGTTCGGTATTGCGTTACGGCACTTCGCTGCTGATGAATACAAAACTGTTTCCCTGGGCAACCCTGGCCGTGAACATCACCGGGAGCCTGGTCATCGGGATCGTTTTTGCACTAAGTATCCGGCAGGAACCATTGACCGATAACTGGAAACTGTTCCTGGCAACCGGTATCTGCGGCGGCTTCACCACCTTCTCGGCCTTTTCACTGGAGAACATGGGACTGCTGCAAAGCGGTAAATACGGGATGGCCATCGCTTATATTATTGCAAGTATCATCCTGGGAACAGCAGCAACTTTTTTGGGATACCATCTGGCGATCAAGAATTAAGCGACCTAACCAGTATCCAGTATCCTGTATCTTGTATCTTGTATCTTGTATCCTGTATCTTGTATCCTGTATCCTGTATCCTGTATCTTGTATCTTGTATCCAGAATATCGAACAAGGAACAAGGAATATTGAACTTTGAACCCTTAAACGTTATACATGTACGTCCTCCATCCCTGGCACGGCGCTCACTACGGAGACAATGCCCCGCAAACCGTTAACGGCCTCATCGAGATCCCGCAGGGCAGCCGGGCAAAATACGAGATCGACAAAAAGACGGGATTGCTGCGTCTTGACCGTGTCATCTTCTCCTCCTTCCACTACCCCATCAACTATGGTTTCATCCCGCAAACACTGGGACTGGATGGCGACCCGCTGGATATACTGGTGATGTGCAGCGAACCCATTGAACCCCTCTGCCTGGTGGAAGCAACCGTGATCGGCAACATGCAGATGATCGATACCGGTGTGGCAGACGATAAGATCATTGCCGTAGCAGCAAAAGACCCGGGGGTGAATTATATCAACAGCATCCATGACCTGCCGGAACATTTCATTGCCGTACTGAAGAATTATTTTGAACAATACAAAGTACTGGAGAATAAAAAAGTGGAGATCGAGGAATTCCAGGATAAAGAAGCAGCATACAACGTGATCAGGGAAGCCATTGCTTTATACAAAACAAAATTTTCAACGTGACCATTAAAAAGAAAACTATGGATATACAAACTATCCTCATCATCATACTGGTGGGTGTGGCTGCCGGTATACTGGGCGGACTGGTGGGTGTGGGCGGTGGCATCATCATCGTGCCGGCCCTGGTCTATTTTATCGGCATGAGCCAGAAATCGGCACAGGGCACATCACTCGGGCTCATCATGCTGCCGGTTGGCATCCTGGGGGTATTGCAATACTATAAACAGGGCCATGTGGATTTTAAGGTGGTGGGTATTTTGGCCGTGGGCTTTTTAGCAGGCAGTTATTTCGGGAGCAAGATAGCGCTCAGCCTGCCCCTGGAAACACTGAAGAAGGTATTTGCCGTACTGATGATCGTTATTGCGGTCAAGATGCTGTTCTTTGATAAATACAGAAAAGAGGAAACAAAGACAGGCTCCGGGCATAACATAACAGGCCCTGCAGATAAAGCTGGCTATAAAACGGGTTGAGCAAATGAGGGTATGCCTGGTGGTCGGTGAGGACAGCAATCACGGCGGGGGAACGGGTTGAACAAAGAGGGTACGCCTGGTAGTTGGTGGAGACAGCAACCACAGCGAAAGGCTCAGTTGTAGTAGTTATTGGATTTTTTTACGACAGATTTACTCAGATTATCTGTGGCCACCTGTGAAAATAATCTGTGTAAATCTGTGGTTAATTCCCTATTAAACCATCCCGGCACCTGCCAAGGGAGGATATTCAAAAATACCGCCGGATGATGCGCAGTTTCTGCGTACGTTGACCGGTTTCTGCATTCACAATCCCTTCATGATCGATCTTATCTACCCGTACCTTACCGGCTGAATGAATGATCTCGCCCGGGTTAAGCAATATGCCTGTATGAACGATCCTTCCTTCTTCATCATCAAAAAAAGCAAGGTCGCCGCAATGTGCCTGCTGCAAAAAACCAACCAGCTCACCCTGTGTGGCCTGCTGCTGTGAATCACGCAGCAAATGAATGTTCAGCATCTTGTAAACAGACTGGGTGAACCCGCTGCAGTCGGTACCAAAGACCGATTTGCCGCCCCAGAGGTATGGACTGTTCAAAAAAGTAAAAGCAACCTGTTTGATCGTGCGGGCATCCCGTTTTGCGGTAACGGGGTTCCATACTTTACCGGAATAATGTACCGTATTCCTGCGCCAGAAGACATGCCCGTTCTTCATGGCCGTTAATGAACTGCCAAACGGGATCCACATCGGGTGACCGTTATAATCCACCTGGTTCACCCACCCGGCCGCAAGGTCATTATCTTCTACGTAATACTGTGTATCATCTATCTCCTGGAAATGCGATTGCTGGCACCAGCCCGTATAGGCGTCCAGTTTGTTCACCACTTTCACCCAGCCGTTCTTTTCAACAATGGTGATGATGCAGCATTCGCCAAATAATAACTGGCTCACCATTTCCGACCGGTGATCGGGTTCTATCCGTAGCGGTGCAACAGGCACACAACAGGCAGCATAACTCATGTTTACATTTTCGGTCCGTCTAAATTATGGAAATTAAACTAAGTTTACATCTCACAAAAAACAGGTCCGGCAGCTGCCGGACCGCTACCCGTTCTTGAGCAAGGGCAAATACAACCATATCAGCGATGCAGAACTGCTGCAGCAGTTTTACAGCACCCGCAACAACGAGTGGCTGGGCGTATTGCTGGAACGCTATACCATGCTGCTGCTGGGTGTGTGCATGAAGTACCTGAAGAATGAAGAAGAGGCCAGGGATGCCGTGCAACAGGTTTTTTTAAAAGCCATCCATGAACTGCACAAGTATAAAGTAGAATACTTTAAAAGCTGGATATACATGGTTGCCAAAAACCATTGCCTGATGCAGCTGCGTGACAAGGGAAGGTTCAACGGCGAAATAAACGAACGCATCATGGCGGTGGCCGACGGGCCCGAAGAAAAGAACAACCACCTTGAAAAAGAAAAAGCGCTTGCCAAAATGGCCTCCGCTTTGCTGCAACTGAACAAAGAGCAGCAACTATGCGTAACTTTGTTTTACCTGGAAAAAAAAAGCTACCAGGAGATCACCGAACATACCGGCTACAGCCTGATGCAGGTAAAAAGCCATATACAGAACGGGAAACGTAATTTGAAGATACTAATGGAACGGGGGGAAGGGAATTGAAAATGAAGAATTAAGAATTAAAAATGAAAGATCAGGAATGAAAATTTCTTAACTATAACGTAAACAGCTCCCTCTCCTTTGGAGAGGGTTGGGGTGAGGTTACAATGAGCGACGAACTAAAAGACATATTATCCAACCTTAACAAGGACATTGAGCAGGAAAAACTGCTTGATTACCTGAATAAGAAGCTGTCTGCCGGCGATGCCCATGAACTGGAGAAACAGATGGCCGATGATGAATTCATGAATGATGCCGTGGAAGGCCTGGAAGAAATTAAAAATAAAAAAGACCTTTCACTGTACGTGGAGCAACTGAACCAGGAGCTGAAAAAACAACTCGATAAAAAGAAAAAACGCAGGGAAAAACGTAAACTGAAAGACGGGCCCTGGACCTACTTCGCCATAGTATTGCTGCTGGTGCTGATCGTAGTTTCCTTTATACTGGTAAGAAAATATTTAGGATAATGTTTAACCGCAGAGGACGCTGAGTTTTTCGCAAAGCACGCCAAGAGGTTCCCTGTTGTTTTTAATATTTACTATTTAACCGCAGAGGACGCTGAGTTTTTCGCAAAGCACGCAAAGAGGTTCCCTGTTGTTTTTAATATTTACTATTTAACCGCAGAGGACGCTGAGTTTTTCGCAAAGCACGCAAAGAGGTTCCCTGTTGTTTTTAATATTTACTATTTAACCGCAAAGAACGCTGAGTTTTTCGCAAAGCACGCAAAGGTTCTCTCTCTGCGCTCTTTGCGTTTCCTCCTCTGCGTTCTTTGCGGTTAAACATTATCCTTTGCGGTCAAACATATCTCACAACCCATTTACCACTCTCTTTATTCCATCTTTAAGTTTGACCACATTAAAATTTAAAAGTAACCCAAGTTTGTAATTCCCCAATCTCATATAAGTAAGGGTCTGTGCCAGGTGTATATCATTCAATGCTTCCACAGCTTTGATCTCAATGACCAGTTTTCTTTCTACAAGCAGGTCGATCCTGTACCCACAATCCAGTTTTACTTCCTCAAATACCAGTGGCATAGCTTTTTCCTTTTCCACGTTCAGGCCCCACTTCGCCATTTTATAATACAGGCATTCTTTGTAAGCATCTCATAAACCGGGGCCAAGTGCAGCATGCACTTCAATGGCCTGCCCGATCACATGGGTTGATAATTCGTTTTCAGTCATGGTACTTTTATAAAAAATCTGAAGAATATTTAACCGCAGAGGACGCTGAGTTTTTCGCAAAGCACGCAAAGAGGTTCCCTGTTGTTTTTAATATTTACTATTTAACCGCAGGCTGAGTCTTTCGCAAAGCAGGTTTCCTCGCCTCTATGCGTTCTTTGCGGTTAAAGAAAAAAATCTTTGCGTTTCCTCCTCTGCGTTCTTTGCGGTTAAAGAAAAAAATCTTTGCGTTTCCTCCTTTGCGTCCTTTGCGGTTAAAAAAGAGAATCACTGCACCACAAACCGCAACACCCTGCTCCTTCCATCCCCTGTAACTCCATAAACCTGGTACGTTCCTTTTGCAAGTCCCGCAACATGCACCGCAACCGTATTGAACCCTGCACTCATATCCACCCGCTGCTGGTCCACCCGCCTGCCCTGCATATCCATGATCACAATTTCAATCATCGTCTTTTGTGCCGCACTTATGTTCAGATTAAAGCGGCCATTAATAACCGGGTTGGGCGCCATGCCAATGAGTTCAAAACCACTGGCTGCATTTAAAACCACCGCCACATTGCTGTAGCTTATGCCGCCGTCCTTATCAACGGCCTTTATGC
This genomic interval carries:
- a CDS encoding sulfite exporter TauE/SafE family protein, with the protein product MDIQTILIIILVGVAAGILGGLVGVGGGIIIVPALVYFIGMSQKSAQGTSLGLIMLPVGILGVLQYYKQGHVDFKVVGILAVGFLAGSYFGSKIALSLPLETLKKVFAVLMIVIAVKMLFFDKYRKEETKTGSGHNITGPADKAGYKTG
- a CDS encoding sigma-70 family RNA polymerase sigma factor, whose product is MSKGKYNHISDAELLQQFYSTRNNEWLGVLLERYTMLLLGVCMKYLKNEEEARDAVQQVFLKAIHELHKYKVEYFKSWIYMVAKNHCLMQLRDKGRFNGEINERIMAVADGPEEKNNHLEKEKALAKMASALLQLNKEQQLCVTLFYLEKKSYQEITEHTGYSLMQVKSHIQNGKRNLKILMERGEGN
- a CDS encoding C40 family peptidase — protein: MSYAACCVPVAPLRIEPDHRSEMVSQLLFGECCIITIVEKNGWVKVVNKLDAYTGWCQQSHFQEIDDTQYYVEDNDLAAGWVNQVDYNGHPMWIPFGSSLTAMKNGHVFWRRNTVHYSGKVWNPVTAKRDARTIKQVAFTFLNSPYLWGGKSVFGTDCSGFTQSVYKMLNIHLLRDSQQQATQGELVGFLQQAHCGDLAFFDDEEGRIVHTGILLNPGEIIHSAGKVRVDKIDHEGIVNAETGQRTQKLRIIRRYF
- a CDS encoding inorganic diphosphatase, whose protein sequence is MYVLHPWHGAHYGDNAPQTVNGLIEIPQGSRAKYEIDKKTGLLRLDRVIFSSFHYPINYGFIPQTLGLDGDPLDILVMCSEPIEPLCLVEATVIGNMQMIDTGVADDKIIAVAAKDPGVNYINSIHDLPEHFIAVLKNYFEQYKVLENKKVEIEEFQDKEAAYNVIREAIALYKTKFST
- the crcB gene encoding fluoride efflux transporter CrcB, whose product is MLKNLLLVGLGGGLGSVLRYGTSLLMNTKLFPWATLAVNITGSLVIGIVFALSIRQEPLTDNWKLFLATGICGGFTTFSAFSLENMGLLQSGKYGMAIAYIIASIILGTAATFLGYHLAIKN